One Maribacter cobaltidurans genomic window carries:
- a CDS encoding IlvD/Edd family dehydratase, whose product MDKKKKLRSSEWFGDDGKMGFVHRSWLRNQGYPDDYFEGRPVIGICNTWSELTPCNGHLRDFAEVVKKGILEAGGVPMEFPVMSLGETIMKPTTMLFRNLASMDTEESIRANPLDGIVLLTGCDKTTPSTIMGACSVDLPTLVVPGGPMLSGRFRGEKVGSGSMNWMIKERQENQGYSAADIREAEVCVARSIGHCNTMGTASTMATMTEALGLTLPGYSSIPAADSRKKMYAQLSGRRIVEMVKEDLTMSKVLTRNAFENAIIVNAAVGGSTNLIIHLTAIARRIGVDLKLEDFDTIGSKIPLLVNMKPSGKYLMEDFYYAGGLPVVMKELTPLLHKETITINGKALTANYTDAVCYDTDVIAKLEKPFQDKSGIAVLKGNLCENGAVIKPSAASPKLMKHRGKAVVFETMEDYHERIDDPNLDIDENSVIVLKGVGPKGYPGMPEVGNVDLPKKLLAKGITDMVRISDGRMSGTAAGTVVLHVSPESTVGGTLALVQNGDWIELDVNQRTLHLDIDPAELDKRKKAWIPPKPVADRGYVKMYIDHVEQADQGADLDFLVGGSGSKVERDLH is encoded by the coding sequence ATGGATAAAAAGAAAAAGCTACGGAGTTCAGAATGGTTCGGGGATGATGGTAAAATGGGTTTTGTACACCGTTCTTGGTTGAGAAACCAAGGATATCCCGATGATTATTTTGAGGGTAGGCCCGTCATCGGTATTTGCAATACCTGGTCGGAATTAACTCCATGTAATGGACACCTTCGGGATTTCGCCGAAGTGGTCAAAAAAGGCATTTTAGAAGCGGGAGGAGTTCCTATGGAGTTTCCCGTTATGTCCTTGGGGGAAACCATTATGAAGCCCACGACCATGTTGTTTCGAAACCTGGCGAGCATGGATACCGAAGAATCCATCAGGGCCAATCCGTTGGACGGTATTGTGTTGCTTACGGGTTGTGACAAAACCACCCCGTCCACCATTATGGGCGCCTGTAGTGTGGACCTTCCCACGCTTGTAGTGCCTGGCGGACCGATGTTGAGCGGGCGTTTCAGGGGAGAAAAGGTAGGTTCCGGATCCATGAACTGGATGATCAAGGAACGGCAGGAAAACCAAGGATATTCCGCTGCCGATATTCGCGAAGCCGAAGTCTGTGTGGCACGGAGTATAGGTCACTGTAACACGATGGGAACGGCATCGACGATGGCCACCATGACCGAAGCCTTGGGCTTGACCCTTCCGGGGTATTCCTCTATTCCAGCGGCGGATTCCAGAAAGAAAATGTATGCCCAACTTTCCGGGCGTAGGATTGTGGAGATGGTGAAAGAGGATTTGACCATGTCAAAAGTCTTGACCCGCAATGCCTTTGAAAACGCCATCATCGTCAATGCGGCTGTGGGAGGTTCTACCAACCTAATTATTCACCTCACCGCCATAGCTCGTAGAATCGGGGTCGATTTAAAATTGGAGGATTTTGATACCATTGGAAGTAAGATTCCTTTATTGGTAAATATGAAACCTTCAGGGAAATATTTGATGGAGGATTTCTATTATGCGGGAGGTCTTCCCGTGGTGATGAAGGAATTGACGCCACTGTTACATAAGGAAACCATAACTATCAACGGAAAGGCTTTGACAGCTAATTATACCGATGCAGTTTGTTATGATACGGATGTCATTGCGAAGCTTGAAAAACCTTTTCAGGACAAATCGGGTATCGCTGTCCTCAAGGGCAATTTGTGTGAAAACGGGGCGGTAATCAAACCTTCGGCAGCTTCGCCTAAACTGATGAAACATCGGGGTAAGGCTGTTGTTTTTGAAACAATGGAAGATTATCACGAACGGATAGACGACCCCAATTTGGATATCGACGAGAACAGCGTCATTGTTTTAAAAGGGGTAGGGCCCAAAGGTTATCCCGGCATGCCGGAAGTTGGTAATGTGGATTTACCGAAAAAATTGCTGGCGAAAGGCATTACGGATATGGTCCGTATTTCCGATGGCCGTATGAGCGGTACCGCAGCCGGAACCGTTGTACTTCACGTTTCCCCGGAATCAACGGTGGGAGGAACGCTGGCCCTAGTGCAAAACGGGGATTGGATAGAACTGGACGTAAACCAAAGAACCTTGCATTTGGATATTGATCCGGCCGAGCTGGACAAACGAAAGAAAGCCTGGATTCCGCCAAAACCTGTTGCAGATAGGGGATATGTAAAAATGTATATTGACCACGTAGAACAGGCCGATCAAGGGGCCGATCTGGACTTTTTGGTCGGAGGCTCAGGGTCCAAGGTAGAACGCGATTTACACTGA
- the accB gene encoding acetyl-CoA carboxylase biotin carboxyl carrier protein: MDIKEIQSLIKFVAKSGASEVKLETDDIKITIRTGSSGSGETTFVQSIPMAQAPVTPAAAPVQQEAPAAPAAPAKEADNKEDDSKYITIKSPIIGTFYRKPSPDKPAFVEVGDKIAAGDVLCVIEAMKLFNDIESEVSGTIVKVLVDDSSPVEFDQPLFLVDPS; encoded by the coding sequence ATGGATATTAAAGAAATTCAAAGCCTTATTAAGTTCGTAGCCAAATCTGGAGCTAGTGAAGTAAAATTGGAGACGGATGATATCAAGATCACCATCCGTACAGGTAGCTCAGGTAGTGGCGAGACTACCTTTGTACAATCTATTCCCATGGCCCAAGCGCCCGTGACACCTGCGGCCGCTCCAGTACAGCAAGAGGCACCTGCTGCCCCTGCGGCACCGGCCAAGGAAGCGGACAATAAAGAGGACGATTCCAAATACATCACGATCAAGTCACCGATCATTGGAACCTTCTACAGAAAGCCATCTCCGGACAAGCCTGCTTTTGTAGAGGTGGGCGACAAAATCGCTGCCGGGGACGTACTTTGTGTGATCGAAGCCATGAAGTTGTTCAACGATATCGAATCTGAAGTATCAGGTACCATTGTAAAGGTATTGGTGGACGATTCCTCACCTGTGGAGTTCGATCAACCACTCTTCTTAGTAGACCCATCATAA
- a CDS encoding helix-turn-helix domain-containing protein: METIGQILRNKRQELGLLLRQVSAYVDIDQAILSKIERNERKPTKEMLEKLAEILKLDKDELLVQYISDKIAYEIADEDCASKALKVAEKKIKYLKSQPVQN; this comes from the coding sequence ATGGAAACAATCGGACAAATTTTACGAAATAAAAGACAAGAGCTTGGACTGCTATTAAGACAAGTCTCTGCTTATGTCGATATTGACCAAGCCATTTTGAGCAAAATTGAGCGAAACGAACGAAAACCTACTAAAGAAATGTTAGAAAAACTAGCTGAAATTTTAAAACTCGATAAAGATGAGCTTTTAGTTCAATATATCAGTGACAAAATTGCATACGAAATAGCAGATGAAGACTGTGCCAGCAAAGCTCTAAAAGTTGCGGAAAAGAAAATCAAATATTTAAAATCACAACCAGTCCAGAACTAA
- a CDS encoding DNA cytosine methyltransferase, with protein MRTFTKDIENTNVVEEPQLAVKFYPKKKNKDGKDKSTLNMLSLFSGCGGMDLGFEGQFSVLKSSVNEILKPNFIEKELDNNFVELKKTRFKTVFANDILKDARNAWVHHFAKRGHNAEDFQTDSIVDLVKLHQSGTNVFPKNIDIVTGGFPCQDFSVAGKRKGFNSHKNHKGELNTKTCATEETRGKLYMWMKQVIEITQPKIFVAENVKGLVNLSNVKDIIQSDFSSIGDNGYLVLNPRVLHSADYGVPQSRERVFFIGIKKSALKKSALEQLQQDEISDKYNPYPKPTHAYTTDGEDLKRHVDLKELFANLEEPEKSKDLSQMFYSKAKFMGKHCQGQTEIKPDGIGPTIRAEHHGNIEFRRLSKKNGGVISEELSKGLKERRLTPRECALIQTFPPDYEFVIPNKQGRKGSYLVSPSKAYKVIGNAVPPLLAYNLATRIEEVWDLYFKK; from the coding sequence ATGCGAACATTTACAAAAGATATAGAAAATACAAATGTGGTTGAGGAGCCTCAATTAGCTGTTAAATTTTATCCAAAAAAGAAAAATAAGGATGGAAAGGATAAATCCACTCTAAATATGTTATCACTTTTTTCGGGTTGTGGAGGAATGGATTTGGGATTTGAGGGACAATTTTCAGTATTAAAATCTTCCGTAAATGAAATTTTAAAACCAAACTTTATCGAAAAGGAACTTGATAATAACTTTGTCGAGCTTAAAAAAACACGGTTTAAAACCGTTTTTGCAAATGATATTCTCAAAGACGCAAGAAACGCTTGGGTGCATCACTTTGCTAAAAGAGGACACAACGCAGAGGATTTTCAAACGGACAGTATCGTGGATTTAGTGAAACTGCATCAAAGTGGTACAAATGTTTTTCCAAAAAATATAGACATTGTAACAGGTGGGTTTCCCTGCCAAGACTTTAGCGTAGCAGGAAAAAGAAAAGGTTTCAACTCTCACAAAAACCACAAAGGAGAACTTAACACAAAAACTTGTGCAACAGAAGAAACTCGTGGAAAACTCTATATGTGGATGAAACAAGTAATAGAAATCACACAACCTAAAATATTTGTTGCTGAAAACGTAAAGGGTTTAGTCAATCTTTCAAACGTTAAAGACATCATTCAAAGTGATTTTTCGAGTATTGGCGATAATGGATATTTAGTATTAAATCCTCGTGTTTTACATTCAGCTGATTATGGTGTGCCACAATCAAGAGAAAGGGTTTTCTTTATAGGTATTAAAAAATCTGCACTCAAGAAATCAGCTCTCGAACAATTACAGCAAGATGAGATTTCTGATAAATACAATCCGTATCCAAAACCAACTCACGCATATACAACAGATGGCGAAGATTTAAAAAGACACGTTGACTTAAAAGAACTTTTTGCAAATTTAGAAGAACCTGAAAAATCAAAAGATTTGTCTCAAATGTTCTACTCAAAGGCAAAATTTATGGGGAAACATTGCCAAGGACAAACCGAAATAAAACCAGATGGAATTGGACCAACCATAAGAGCAGAACATCACGGAAATATTGAGTTTAGAAGATTGTCTAAAAAAAATGGCGGAGTTATTTCCGAAGAACTTTCTAAAGGACTCAAAGAAAGACGATTGACACCAAGAGAATGTGCATTAATACAAACATTTCCTCCTGATTATGAATTTGTAATACCAAACAAGCAGGGAAGAAAAGGTTCTTATTTAGTTAGTCCATCAAAGGCTTACAAAGTAATTGGAAATGCAGTTCCGCCACTTCTCGCCTACAATTTGGCGACAAGGATTGAAGAAGTTTGGGATTTATATTTTAAGAAATAA
- a CDS encoding GreA/GreB family elongation factor, translating into MKKHQEIKKRAYEHCKEFVSNRLSRISKQIQEVQESLTSETKSSAGDKHETGRAMVQLEREKLGNQLAECEKMQELLHRVQPDSQNAIGGMGALIETANQYYYIAISAGAITYEGIPIYCISPATPIGKLLLGKTVGETFLFNGNTFSVLSIS; encoded by the coding sequence TTGAAGAAGCATCAGGAAATTAAAAAACGGGCCTACGAACACTGCAAGGAATTTGTATCCAATCGCCTGTCCAGAATATCCAAGCAAATTCAGGAAGTTCAGGAATCCTTGACTTCGGAGACCAAAAGCAGTGCCGGGGACAAGCATGAAACGGGTAGGGCCATGGTTCAGTTGGAACGGGAAAAACTGGGCAATCAATTGGCCGAATGTGAAAAAATGCAGGAACTGCTCCATAGGGTACAGCCAGATTCCCAGAATGCTATCGGGGGTATGGGGGCCTTGATCGAAACGGCAAATCAATACTACTATATAGCTATTTCGGCAGGGGCAATTACATACGAAGGCATTCCTATTTACTGTATTTCCCCGGCGACACCCATCGGCAAATTGTTATTGGGAAAAACTGTTGGGGAGACGTTTTTATTTAACGGAAACACTTTTTCCGTTTTATCGATATCCTAA
- a CDS encoding beta-ketoacyl-ACP synthase III: MTKITAAITAVGGYVPQFVLTNKMLEEMVDTNDEWITTRTGIKERRVLKKEEGEGSSYLAIQAAKQLMEKRNLDPLEIDLVIVATATPDSMVASTAAFVASQIGAVNAFAYDLLAACSSFLFGMSTAASYIESGRYKKVLLIGADKMSSIIDYTDRTTCIIFGDGAGAVLFEPNTEGLGLQDEYLRADGGGRQFLGMEGGGSLMPATEQTVKDKKHFIFQDGKTVFKFAVSNMADVAERIMKRNNLSDTDVSWLVPHQANKRIIDATANRMGLDQSKVLMNIQRYGNTTSATLPLLLSDYEDKLKKGDNLVFAAFGGGFTWGSIYLKWAY; encoded by the coding sequence ATGACCAAAATTACGGCAGCAATAACCGCTGTGGGAGGCTATGTTCCCCAATTTGTCCTCACCAATAAAATGTTGGAAGAAATGGTAGATACCAATGACGAGTGGATTACTACCAGAACAGGAATCAAGGAACGTAGGGTATTAAAAAAAGAAGAAGGGGAAGGATCTTCCTATTTGGCGATACAGGCCGCCAAGCAATTGATGGAAAAAAGAAATCTAGATCCTTTGGAAATAGATTTGGTTATTGTAGCAACGGCAACGCCTGACAGTATGGTGGCATCAACGGCTGCCTTTGTGGCTTCGCAAATAGGTGCGGTAAACGCTTTTGCCTATGACCTGTTGGCAGCATGTTCCAGCTTTTTGTTCGGGATGTCCACGGCAGCCAGTTATATTGAATCGGGACGATATAAAAAGGTCTTGTTGATCGGTGCGGATAAAATGTCATCCATTATAGATTATACAGATCGTACCACGTGTATTATCTTTGGGGATGGTGCCGGTGCCGTTTTGTTCGAACCCAATACCGAAGGTTTGGGTTTGCAGGATGAATATCTAAGGGCAGATGGCGGAGGCCGTCAGTTTTTAGGGATGGAAGGGGGAGGTTCCCTAATGCCCGCAACGGAGCAGACCGTAAAGGACAAAAAACATTTTATATTTCAGGATGGGAAGACCGTGTTCAAGTTTGCGGTCTCCAATATGGCCGATGTTGCGGAACGCATCATGAAGAGAAACAACCTTAGCGATACCGATGTATCCTGGTTGGTACCGCATCAGGCCAATAAACGTATCATCGACGCAACCGCAAATAGAATGGGCCTGGATCAATCCAAGGTGCTCATGAACATTCAACGGTACGGGAATACCACTTCGGCTACCCTGCCCTTGTTGCTAAGCGATTACGAGGACAAATTGAAAAAAGGAGATAATCTAGTTTTTGCCGCCTTTGGAGGCGGATTTACATGGGGGTCCATTTATTTAAAGTGGGCCTATTAA
- a CDS encoding NAD(P)/FAD-dependent oxidoreductase, whose amino-acid sequence MNLSYWERKSWFTDVDFTIIGSGIVGLTCALRLREKHPKANILIAERGVLPQGASTKNAGFACFGSISEILSDLKTHTEAELLGLVEQRYLGIQSLRELLGDDNIGYYNYGGHEVFLEKDRALYETCVDGIDAANQLLKPVFKEAPFQLTENKFGFKGIQDSYITHRFEGQIDTGKMMRSLLQKAQKSGIQILNATEVTQMEDFGTSVLVKCTDFEFKTKKLLVATNGFTQQLLNEEVKPARAQVIITKPIPGLKIKGTFHLDEGYYYFRNIDDRILFGGGRNLDFNTEETTEFGSTAIVQHKLKELLQTVILPDQDVEIDNGWSGIMGVGRQKRPIIKHLSENVACGVRLGGMGIAIGTSVGRQLGGLF is encoded by the coding sequence ATGAACCTAAGCTATTGGGAACGAAAATCTTGGTTTACCGATGTGGATTTCACCATCATCGGAAGCGGGATCGTGGGACTCACCTGTGCGTTACGACTTCGGGAAAAACATCCCAAGGCGAATATCCTGATTGCGGAGCGGGGGGTGTTGCCCCAAGGCGCTAGCACCAAAAATGCCGGTTTTGCCTGTTTTGGAAGTATCTCCGAAATTTTATCAGATTTAAAAACCCATACCGAGGCCGAATTGCTAGGTTTGGTGGAACAGCGCTATTTGGGTATCCAGTCCCTTCGGGAACTCTTGGGCGATGACAATATTGGGTATTACAACTATGGAGGGCATGAGGTGTTTTTGGAGAAGGACAGGGCCCTTTATGAAACCTGTGTGGATGGAATCGATGCTGCCAATCAATTGCTGAAACCTGTGTTTAAGGAGGCTCCTTTTCAGTTGACTGAGAATAAATTTGGGTTTAAGGGCATACAGGACAGCTACATCACCCATCGTTTTGAGGGGCAAATCGATACCGGAAAGATGATGCGGTCGCTGCTGCAGAAAGCACAAAAATCGGGGATTCAAATCTTGAATGCCACAGAGGTCACCCAAATGGAGGATTTTGGCACTTCGGTTTTGGTGAAGTGTACCGATTTTGAGTTTAAAACCAAGAAACTTTTAGTCGCCACGAATGGCTTTACGCAACAATTATTGAACGAGGAGGTAAAACCTGCCCGTGCCCAGGTCATCATCACAAAACCCATTCCCGGACTAAAAATAAAGGGAACCTTTCATTTGGATGAAGGGTATTATTACTTCCGAAATATCGATGACCGAATCCTCTTTGGTGGGGGTAGAAATTTGGATTTTAACACGGAGGAAACCACGGAATTCGGTTCTACTGCCATAGTGCAACACAAATTAAAGGAGCTATTGCAAACCGTCATTTTACCCGATCAAGATGTTGAAATCGATAACGGATGGAGTGGTATCATGGGCGTTGGACGCCAAAAGCGGCCTATTATCAAACACCTTTCGGAAAACGTAGCCTGCGGCGTCCGTCTGGGCGGTATGGGCATCGCCATTGGAACCTCTGTAGGAAGGCAATTAGGGGGGCTGTTTTAG
- a CDS encoding GntP family permease, with product MVLIYLLLAIVAIIFLTTRLKVHAFMALLIVSLAYGLFSGMSYGDIITSINDGFGGTLGKIGLIIVLGVIIGAFLENTGGAFAIAEKVLKFIGKKRIITAMGVLGYIVSIPVFADSGFLLLHPLSKSLSKKAKISIAGPAIALGLGLMASHTMVPPTPGPIAAAGILGADLGLVIAFGFPVSIIALIAGLVFASKYASKTYIEPELIGGSDSERIYKEQPSALKSSIPIIIPILLIVLRSILNPERTGIDNGFVDFLNFVGEPVIALLIGVFLCLLLPKKLEYDMVSSSGWIGKAIMDAASIILITGAGGIFGKILQNSGIAETLGDLLSGYNLGIFLPFVIAAAIKSAQGSSTVALVTSASIIFPMMTSLGFETEIQKALVVIVIGAGSAVVSHANDSFFWVVTQMSGMNVKNGYRLFSLGSGILGFTGALAVFVLYTLFA from the coding sequence ATGGTACTAATTTACTTGCTTCTGGCCATTGTGGCTATCATTTTTCTCACCACCCGTTTGAAGGTCCATGCCTTTATGGCCCTGTTAATCGTTTCCTTGGCCTACGGTCTATTTTCCGGAATGTCCTATGGAGATATTATTACATCTATAAACGACGGTTTTGGTGGTACGTTGGGAAAAATCGGACTGATTATCGTTCTGGGTGTGATTATTGGTGCCTTTTTGGAAAATACCGGAGGGGCCTTTGCCATTGCGGAAAAGGTCTTGAAGTTTATCGGCAAGAAACGGATCATTACCGCTATGGGAGTGTTGGGCTATATTGTTTCCATTCCCGTTTTTGCAGATAGTGGATTTCTCTTATTGCATCCATTGTCCAAAAGCTTGTCCAAAAAAGCAAAGATTTCCATTGCAGGTCCTGCCATTGCCTTGGGATTGGGTCTTATGGCGTCCCACACTATGGTGCCCCCAACTCCGGGACCTATAGCTGCGGCAGGTATTCTTGGGGCCGATTTGGGCTTGGTCATTGCCTTTGGCTTTCCGGTAAGTATAATTGCCTTGATTGCGGGGCTCGTTTTTGCCTCGAAGTATGCCTCCAAAACGTATATTGAACCCGAGTTGATCGGTGGTTCGGATTCCGAGAGAATTTACAAGGAACAGCCAAGTGCCCTAAAATCTTCCATTCCCATCATTATTCCTATTTTGCTCATTGTCTTACGTTCTATACTCAACCCGGAGCGGACAGGTATTGACAATGGATTCGTGGATTTCCTGAATTTTGTCGGAGAGCCGGTTATTGCTTTATTGATTGGTGTGTTTTTATGTCTGTTGTTGCCTAAAAAGCTGGAGTATGATATGGTTTCTTCCTCCGGATGGATCGGAAAAGCCATTATGGACGCGGCTTCCATCATCCTGATTACCGGTGCTGGCGGTATTTTTGGTAAAATTCTTCAAAATTCGGGTATTGCAGAAACCTTGGGTGATTTACTCAGCGGTTATAATTTGGGTATTTTTCTTCCTTTTGTCATTGCCGCTGCCATAAAATCGGCACAAGGATCCTCTACCGTAGCGTTGGTGACTTCCGCTTCCATCATTTTTCCCATGATGACGTCCCTGGGATTTGAAACGGAAATACAAAAAGCATTGGTGGTAATCGTTATTGGAGCGGGATCTGCCGTGGTCTCCCATGCGAACGACAGCTTTTTTTGGGTGGTTACCCAGATGAGCGGTATGAACGTGAAAAATGGCTATCGATTATTCAGCTTGGGAAGCGGGATACTTGGTTTTACCGGGGCGTTGGCTGTTTTTGTGTTGTATACGCTGTTTGCTTAA
- the accC gene encoding acetyl-CoA carboxylase biotin carboxylase subunit produces MFKKILIANRGEIALRVIRTCKEMGIKTVAVYSKADEESLHVRFADEAVCIGPAPSSESYLKIPNIIAAAEITNADAIHPGYGFLSENSKFSKICAEHDIKFIGASAEQIDRMGDKATAKATMKAAGVPCVPGSEGLLKDLADAKKTAKKMGYPVMIKATAGGGGKGMRAVWSEDEMQAHFESAVKEATAAFGNGGMYMEKLIEEPRHIEIQVVGDQYGKACHLSERDCSVQRRHQKLTEETPSPFMTDKLRDEMGKAAVKAAEYIKYEGAGTVEFLVDKHRKFYFMEMNTRIQVEHPITEQVIDYDLIREQILVAAGVPISGKNYIPKLHSIECRINAEDPYNNFRPSPGKITTLHTPGGHGVRMDTHVYSGYSIPPNYDSMIAKLITTAQTREEAINKMKRALDEFVIEGIKTTIPFHRQLMDHPDYLAGNYTTAFMNDFKMDPPKEN; encoded by the coding sequence ATGTTTAAAAAAATATTGATTGCAAATAGGGGCGAGATTGCTTTGCGCGTTATCCGTACCTGCAAGGAAATGGGAATTAAAACGGTAGCGGTCTATAGTAAGGCCGATGAGGAAAGTCTTCACGTCCGTTTTGCCGACGAGGCCGTTTGTATAGGTCCCGCACCCAGTAGCGAGTCCTATTTAAAGATACCTAACATCATTGCGGCGGCCGAAATCACCAATGCGGACGCCATTCACCCGGGATATGGTTTCCTTTCGGAAAACTCCAAGTTCTCCAAGATATGTGCGGAGCACGATATTAAGTTCATTGGAGCATCCGCGGAGCAGATAGACCGAATGGGCGACAAGGCCACGGCCAAGGCGACCATGAAGGCAGCGGGGGTTCCCTGTGTGCCCGGATCTGAAGGCTTGTTGAAGGATTTGGCCGATGCCAAGAAGACCGCCAAGAAAATGGGCTATCCCGTTATGATCAAGGCTACTGCCGGTGGTGGTGGTAAAGGAATGCGGGCCGTTTGGAGCGAGGATGAAATGCAGGCCCACTTTGAAAGTGCGGTAAAAGAGGCCACGGCAGCCTTTGGCAATGGAGGTATGTATATGGAAAAACTCATCGAGGAGCCCAGGCATATTGAAATCCAAGTGGTGGGTGACCAATACGGAAAAGCCTGTCACCTGTCCGAGCGTGACTGTTCCGTACAGCGTCGCCATCAAAAATTAACGGAGGAAACCCCATCCCCTTTTATGACGGACAAACTCCGTGACGAGATGGGAAAAGCGGCCGTAAAGGCAGCGGAATACATAAAATACGAAGGTGCCGGTACGGTAGAGTTTTTGGTGGACAAACACAGAAAATTCTACTTCATGGAGATGAACACCCGTATCCAGGTAGAGCACCCCATAACGGAACAGGTAATCGATTACGATTTGATTCGTGAGCAGATTTTGGTAGCGGCCGGGGTACCTATTTCCGGTAAGAACTATATCCCAAAGTTACACTCCATTGAGTGTAGGATTAATGCGGAAGACCCCTATAACAATTTTAGGCCTTCCCCAGGGAAAATTACGACCTTGCATACCCCAGGTGGGCATGGTGTTCGTATGGATACTCACGTATATAGCGGCTACAGCATACCGCCCAACTATGATTCCATGATTGCCAAGCTGATTACCACGGCACAGACGCGGGAAGAAGCAATCAATAAGATGAAAAGGGCCTTGGACGAATTTGTGATCGAGGGCATAAAGACCACGATACCCTTCCACAGACAGTTGATGGACCATCCAGATTATTTGGCGGGGAACTATACCACCGCCTTTATGAACGATTTTAAGATGGATCCCCCAAAGGAAAATTAA
- a CDS encoding alpha/beta hydrolase family protein has translation MKSRPIVLILFLFAVTLTAQDITGDWHGMLKVQSMQLRVVFHIQEESEGYTATMDSPDQGAKGIPATSTSFENSVLKIGMPNLGIVYKGTLNEAGTITGDFNQYGQILPLELSREVPEKESVLRPQEPVKPYPYYTEEVTFTNKKANVELAGTLSLPQQEGVFPVVVLISGSGPQNRDEELFGHRPFLVLADHLTRNGIAVLRYDDRGTALSKGNFESATSEDFAEDVEAAVAYLQTRKEIDANHIGLIGHSEGGIIAPMVASRDKDIAFIVLMAGSGIPGDELLLLQQRAVGKVSGLSENLLMDIELANKAVFSMIKESTNIAQLSSDLTQYLKEHPDTTKPPGVDADTYAQLKVDQLLNPWWLHLIRYDPAIALEEVACPVLAINGEKDLQVPPKENLTAIQEALERGGNTQVTIKELPKLNHLFQESTTGSPVEYGQISQTFAPEALDTILTWIQKQLHQ, from the coding sequence ATGAAAAGCCGCCCTATAGTTCTAATCCTATTCCTTTTTGCTGTTACGCTTACCGCCCAAGACATCACCGGCGACTGGCACGGTATGCTAAAAGTTCAGAGCATGCAATTGCGGGTGGTGTTTCATATTCAGGAAGAAAGTGAAGGCTATACTGCTACTATGGATAGTCCGGATCAAGGAGCCAAGGGTATTCCGGCAACGTCCACTTCTTTTGAAAATTCGGTTTTAAAAATAGGGATGCCCAATTTGGGGATTGTGTATAAGGGCACTTTAAACGAAGCAGGTACCATCACAGGAGATTTTAACCAATATGGGCAGATCCTTCCCTTGGAATTGAGCCGGGAAGTCCCAGAAAAGGAAAGCGTACTACGGCCTCAAGAACCTGTAAAACCATATCCCTATTATACAGAGGAAGTCACCTTTACCAACAAAAAAGCCAATGTGGAGTTGGCAGGGACCTTAAGCCTGCCACAACAGGAAGGTGTTTTCCCCGTAGTGGTCCTGATCAGTGGGAGCGGACCCCAGAACCGGGACGAGGAATTGTTTGGGCATAGGCCTTTTTTGGTCTTGGCGGATCACCTGACCCGAAACGGCATTGCCGTACTTCGCTATGACGATCGCGGCACGGCCCTGTCCAAAGGAAATTTTGAATCGGCCACCAGTGAGGATTTTGCGGAAGATGTGGAAGCCGCCGTGGCTTATTTACAAACCAGAAAAGAAATAGATGCCAATCACATCGGCCTCATCGGTCACAGCGAAGGAGGAATCATAGCCCCCATGGTGGCGAGCCGGGATAAGGATATCGCCTTTATCGTGTTGATGGCCGGCTCGGGAATTCCCGGGGACGAACTGCTGTTGCTGCAGCAACGGGCAGTGGGCAAAGTTTCGGGCCTCAGCGAGAACCTATTGATGGATATTGAACTGGCCAACAAGGCCGTTTTTTCCATGATCAAGGAATCCACGAACATCGCGCAACTGAGTTCGGACCTTACCCAATACCTTAAAGAACATCCGGACACAACCAAGCCGCCTGGGGTGGATGCGGACACCTATGCCCAGTTAAAAGTAGATCAGTTATTGAACCCTTGGTGGTTGCATCTGATCCGGTATGACCCGGCGATAGCCCTAGAAGAGGTAGCATGTCCGGTATTGGCCATCAACGGTGAAAAGGACCTGCAGGTGCCTCCTAAAGAAAACCTGACCGCCATCCAAGAAGCTTTGGAGCGTGGCGGGAACACCCAAGTTACCATCAAGGAACTTCCAAAGTTGAACCACCTCTTTCAGGAAAGTACCACAGGTTCCCCAGTCGAATACGGGCAGATATCCCAAACCTTTGCCCCAGAAGCACTGGACACCATTTTAACTTGGATCCAAAAACAGTTACACCAATAA